AAAGCGGGGAAGCGGCGTTTCGCGCGGCCGAGACGGGTGCGCTCGAAGCGATTTTCGCGCGGGACGAGCCGTCCGTCGTTGCGACCGGCGGCGGCGCCGTCCTGCTGCCCCGCAACCGGGAGCTGATGCTGCGGCACGGCTTCGTGGCAGCATTGACAGCCGACCCCGAACGCATTATTTCGCGGGTGAAGGAGGATGCGTCGCGTCCGCTGCTGCAGGGCGACCTGCGCGAGCGGGTATACCGGCTGCTGGAGGAACGTAAAACGGCGTACGATTTTGCCCATCTTACAATCGATACGACGCTGCTTGACGCCCTGCAGGTGGCCGAGAAGATTGAACAAAACCTGCATAGGGAACGATAACCGCGAAGAGGAGCTGCCACATTCATGGATGTAATCGTAACGCCGACACCGGTGCTGAAGGGCGAAATTCAAGCGCTCTCTTCCAAAAACTACACGACTCGTTACCTGCTCGTCGCGGCGCTGGCGGAAGGGACGAGCACGATTCATTATCCCGCTCACAGTGAGGACAGCGACGCGATGCGCCGCTGCATCCGCGATCTCGGCGCCGTTATCGAAGAGGACGAGACGAAGATCGTGGTGACCGGCTTCGGACGCTCGCCGAGGGACGTTAAGGAGCTGGACGTCGGCAATGCCGGCGCCGTGCTCCGCTTCCTGATGGCGGTCGCCGCCCTCTGCCCCGGCGTCACGTTCATCAACCGCTACCCCGACTCGCTCGGTAAACGTCCGCACGACGACCTGATCGATGCGCTCGGCCAGCTTGGCGTCGAGGTGGACCATAACGAGGGACGGCTGCCGATCACGATTCGCGGCGGACGTCCGAAAGGCGGCAAAATTCGCGTATCCGGCAGCGTCAGCTCGCAATATTTAAGCGCGCTCCTGTTTCTCACTCCGCTGCTGAACGAGGACAGCGAAATCGAGGTGCTGAACGACCTGAAATCGAAGGTGGTCATCGGGCAGACGCTGGAGGTGCTGGAGCAGGCCGGCATCGTGGTGGAAGCGAGCGAGGACCTGATGTTCTATCGCGTTCCCGGCCGTCAGCGCTATCAGGCGAAAAACTATATCGTGCAGGGCGACTACCCGGGATCGGCCGCCATTTTGGCCGCTGCCGCCGTGACGCAGTCCGACGTAACGGTGCATCGTCTCGAAGCGAACAGCCGGCAGGGCGAGCGCGCGATCATCGACGTTCTCCGTACGATGGAAGTGCCGCTGACGCAGGAGAACGGCATCGTCCGCGTAAAAGGGAACGGCCGGCTCAAGGCGCTGGAGTTCGACGGAGACAAGGCGACGGACGCCGTGCTGGCGATGGTGGCGGCGGCGGTATTTGCCGAAGGCACCTCGCGTTTCTATGATGTCGAGAATTTGCGTTATAAGGAATGCGACCGGATCACGGATTACTTGAACGAGCTGCGTAAAGCCGGCGCCAATGTCGAGGAGCGCCAAAGCGAAATTATCGTGCACGGACGTCCCGAGGGCGTCGAGGGCGGCGTCGAAATCAACGCGCATTACGATCACCGGGTCATTATGGCGCTGACGGTCGTCGGCCTGCGCGCGAAGTCTCCCATTCGAATTCGCGACGCCCACCATGTGGCGAAATCGTACCCGCAGTATTTTGATCATTTGAAGGCGCTGGGCGCGAACGTCGAGTGGGCCGATTAACAACCGAAAGGAACGGTGACCGCCATGGCATTTGGAAACCCTTCGAGAGAAGAAATCAAGCGGATTTTGGAAGAAACGCAAACAATAGCCGTCGTCGGCCTGTCCGACAAGCCGGACCGCGCTTCCTACATGGTCGCGGAGGCGATGCAGGCGAAAGGATACCGGATCATCCCGGTCAACCCGAACGCGGAGACGATCCTGGGCGAGAAAAGCTATGCGTCGCTGAAAGAGATTCCGGAGAAGGTCGATATCGTCGACGTGTTCCGGCGCAGCGAGCATACGCCGGAAGTAGCCGCGGAAGCGTCTGCGATCGGGGCGAAAGTTTTTTGGCTGCAGCTTGGCGTTTATAACGAGGAAGCGGCGGAAATCGCGGCCCGCGGCGGGCTGAAGGTCGTCATGGACCGCTGCATCAAAGTTGAAGATTCGATCCTGCTGCCGCATGGAAAACCCAAATCCTGACACAAATAAAATACGGTACTCTTTGCAAAACTAAGGAAGGTTCAAGGACCTGAGCGCCCTTGAATACAGCCAACTTAGCATAATCAAGGAGGACAAACCGTGTATCAACAAGGGTTCCAAAGTCAGCAGCCGATTAACCAGCAGTTCGCGCAGTCGAACCGCTATCAACCGGCCGGTTTCGTTCAGTCCCAATACCAAGGGAGAGCTCAAAGCTTCACGCAAAGCTCGAACCCGGTCATTTCGCATGCCGGTTTGACGGCTCAGCAGCAAAACTACGGGATGTCTTCTGCCCAAACGTTTACGCAAAACAGCAACCCGGTGCTTGCGCATGCCGGCATGACGGCACAGCAGCAAAACATCGGCGCGCAAAGCGCATTCGGTCAGCAGTCGTTCAACCAATCGCACAACCCGGTGCTTGCGCATGCCGGCCTGACGGCTCAAAGCCAGCAAAATTTCGGCGCATCGATGAACCGCGGCCAATCGTTTACGCAAAGCAGCAACCCGGTGCTTGCGCATGCCGGAATGACGGCTCAAAACCAGCAAAGCTTCGGCGCGTCGATGAACCGCGGCCAATCGTTCGCGCAAAGCAGCAACCCGGTGCTTGCGCATGCCGGTCTGACGGCTCAAAATCAGCAAAGCTTCGGCATGTCTTCGATCAACCATGGCCAAACGTTCACGCAAAGCGCCAGCCCAGTTATCTCGCATGCCGGATTGACGGCTCAGCAGCAAAACTTCGGCGCTCAAATGGGACAGCAGCAAACGTACACCCAGTCGCATAATCCGGTTCTGGCGCATGCCGGTATGACCGCTGGCCAAGGCATTTCCTCGCATGCCGGCGCTCAATCCTTTACGCAGCAGTCCCAGCCGGTGATTTCGCATGCCGGCTTCACGGCCGGGCAGGACTTCAGCCAAAATCAGCACGCCGGCCAATTCGGCACTGCGCAAGCCGCAACATCGTACAACCCGGTACTGCAAGCGACGAATGCCGCTCAAAACGAAGGTCCGGTGCTTTCGCATCTGGGCTATTCGTCTCAGCAGCAATTCCGTTAATTGCAGCATCGGCAGCAGGGATTACACGAGCGGCGGACCGGAAGGTCCGCCGTTTTTATTTTGACAAAGCATGCCGCAGCGCGTACCATCAAAAGATAGAGGACATCTGCCAATGCGAAAGGGGGGTGCGGATGAAAATCAATATGATGGGGCACCTGCAGCAGCTCGGGAGATCGCTCATGCTGCCGACCATCGTGCTGCCCGGCGCCGCGGTCTTTCTCAGCCTGAGCGCGCTGCCCTGGGCCAGCATGGGACTGCCGAGCGTCCAAACCCATCTCCATACGGCGGGCATGGCCCTGTTTACCTTCCTGCCTTATTTATTCGCATTCGGCGTCGCCATGGGCATGACGAGCAATGCGGGCGCGGCGGGACTGGCCGCGCTGGCCGGCATGTTCATCTATACGGGCATCATTAATGCCAGTCATTACGAGCTGGAACCGACCGTTTTTACCGGCGTCATTATCGGCTTGTTCGCAAGTATTTTCAATGAGAAGTTTAAATCGATCAAGCTTCCCGAATATATTCAATTTTTCGGCGGGCCGCGGTTTGTGCCGCTGATTGTCAGCCTGTTCTCCGCCCTGTGGGCCATGATTATGGTCCAGATTGCGCCGGCCCTCCATAACTCGCTTATTGCGCTCGGCGACATCGTATCGTCCGGAGGCGGCTTCGGCGTCTTTCTGTTCGGTTTCGTGCTGCGCATTCTGGTCGTATTCGGCCTGCATCATCTCGTCAGCCACGTCTTCTGGTTTCAGGTCGGGGGGTACACGCTGCCGAACGGCCAGGTGGTATTCGGCGATTTGCCGCGATTTTTCGCCGGCGATCCGACCGCAGGCGCTTTTATGGCCGGCCTGTATCCGACGATGATGTTTGCGCTGCCGGCGATTGCGTTCGCCATCATTGACGAGGCGCGCGAGGATTTAAAGCCGAAAATCCGCAAAACGTTCCTGGTGGCGGCGCTTTCGTCGTTTCTGACCGGCGTAACCGAGCCGATCGAGTTCGCTTTTCTGTTCGTTGCGCCGTATTTGTTTATCGTCCATGCGCTGCTGTCCGGCCTCATGATGTGGTTCACCTACGAGCTCGGCATCCGGGACGGCTTCTCGTTCTCGGCCGGGGCGCTCGATTTTCTCGTCAACGAGCATCTGGCGACGAAAGGCTGGCTGCTCATCCCGATCGGCATCGTGTTCGGCCTGATCTATTACGTGCTCTTCCGGTGGGCGATCCGCAGATTCCAAATTCCGACGCCGGGCCGCGAGGAAGGCTCCCAGCTCGACGAATGGGCCGGCGACATTCCGTACCGGGCGCCGCTTATTTTGGAGGCGATCGGCGGTAAGGAGAACATCGTCCAAATGGAAGCGTGTATTACGAGACTGAGGCTGAAGGTGAGCAACGAGCGGCTGATCGACATCGACTCGCTGAAAGCGCTCGGGGCGGCGGGCGTCATCCGGCTAGGCGGGGGCAACGTGCAGATCGTGTTCGGCACTTATTCCGAGCTGATCCGCGAGGAGATGGACAAGGCGATCCGCCGCGACCAGTCGCGCGTCCTGTTCAACGCGCCGGTACAGGGGCGGATGATGCCGCTGACCGAGGTGCCGGACCCGATCTTCGCCGGCAAGCTGGTCGGCGACGGCGTCGCGTTCATGCCGGAGCGGGGCGAGCTGGTGGCGCCGGTCGGCGGCAAAGTGATTCACGTTTACCCGTCGATGCACGCGGTCGGCATCCGCACGCCGGAAGGGCTTGACGTGCTGCTGCACATCGGCATCGATACCTCGCAGCTGAAGGGGAAGGGCTTCAAGGCGCTCGTGAAGGAAGGCGATGCGGTCGTCCCCGGGCAGCTGCTGATCACCTTCGACTTAAACACGGTGCGCAAAGGCGGCAAATCGCTTGCGACGCCGATGGTCATTACGAATTCGGAGCGGGTCAGCTCCTGGAGCTTTGCGCCGTTTAAAACGGTCAAGCGCGGGCAGGCTTCGGTCATGTCGGTCGTGCTGAAAGAGAGAAGCGGAGGGGAGAAACCGTGATTCAAGGGATAGGGGCATCTGCGGGCGTGGCGATCGGCAAGGCGTTCGTGCTGCCGAATTGGGAATGGGATTTGCCCGAGCAAAAAATCGACGTCGGCGATTTGGCCCGGGAATTCGACCGGCTTTACGAGGGCATCCGCACCTCCAAAGTAGAGATCCGGCAGATGAAAGACGAGCTTCGCGAAGTGGTGGGCACGGACGAAAGCTACATTTTCGACGCCCATTTGGCCATACTGGACGATCCGGTATTCATGAACGAAATCCAGGGCATCATCCAGCGCCAGTATAAGGCCGCGGAGGTGGCCGTCAAGGAAGCGATCGATCATTTCGTGACG
This genomic window from Paenibacillus humicola contains:
- a CDS encoding shikimate kinase, yielding MTLAKPHVVLVGFMGTGKSTVGKLLAERIGFRYIDADAEIVRREGRDIPAIFSESGEAAFRAAETGALEAIFARDEPSVVATGGGAVLLPRNRELMLRHGFVAALTADPERIISRVKEDASRPLLQGDLRERVYRLLEERKTAYDFAHLTIDTTLLDALQVAEKIEQNLHRER
- the aroA gene encoding 3-phosphoshikimate 1-carboxyvinyltransferase: MDVIVTPTPVLKGEIQALSSKNYTTRYLLVAALAEGTSTIHYPAHSEDSDAMRRCIRDLGAVIEEDETKIVVTGFGRSPRDVKELDVGNAGAVLRFLMAVAALCPGVTFINRYPDSLGKRPHDDLIDALGQLGVEVDHNEGRLPITIRGGRPKGGKIRVSGSVSSQYLSALLFLTPLLNEDSEIEVLNDLKSKVVIGQTLEVLEQAGIVVEASEDLMFYRVPGRQRYQAKNYIVQGDYPGSAAILAAAAVTQSDVTVHRLEANSRQGERAIIDVLRTMEVPLTQENGIVRVKGNGRLKALEFDGDKATDAVLAMVAAAVFAEGTSRFYDVENLRYKECDRITDYLNELRKAGANVEERQSEIIVHGRPEGVEGGVEINAHYDHRVIMALTVVGLRAKSPIRIRDAHHVAKSYPQYFDHLKALGANVEWAD
- a CDS encoding CoA-binding protein; translation: MAFGNPSREEIKRILEETQTIAVVGLSDKPDRASYMVAEAMQAKGYRIIPVNPNAETILGEKSYASLKEIPEKVDIVDVFRRSEHTPEVAAEASAIGAKVFWLQLGVYNEEAAEIAARGGLKVVMDRCIKVEDSILLPHGKPKS
- a CDS encoding glucose PTS transporter subunit IIA, yielding MNMMGHLQQLGRSLMLPTIVLPGAAVFLSLSALPWASMGLPSVQTHLHTAGMALFTFLPYLFAFGVAMGMTSNAGAAGLAALAGMFIYTGIINASHYELEPTVFTGVIIGLFASIFNEKFKSIKLPEYIQFFGGPRFVPLIVSLFSALWAMIMVQIAPALHNSLIALGDIVSSGGGFGVFLFGFVLRILVVFGLHHLVSHVFWFQVGGYTLPNGQVVFGDLPRFFAGDPTAGAFMAGLYPTMMFALPAIAFAIIDEAREDLKPKIRKTFLVAALSSFLTGVTEPIEFAFLFVAPYLFIVHALLSGLMMWFTYELGIRDGFSFSAGALDFLVNEHLATKGWLLIPIGIVFGLIYYVLFRWAIRRFQIPTPGREEGSQLDEWAGDIPYRAPLILEAIGGKENIVQMEACITRLRLKVSNERLIDIDSLKALGAAGVIRLGGGNVQIVFGTYSELIREEMDKAIRRDQSRVLFNAPVQGRMMPLTEVPDPIFAGKLVGDGVAFMPERGELVAPVGGKVIHVYPSMHAVGIRTPEGLDVLLHIGIDTSQLKGKGFKALVKEGDAVVPGQLLITFDLNTVRKGGKSLATPMVITNSERVSSWSFAPFKTVKRGQASVMSVVLKERSGGEKP